Within the Echinicola sp. 20G genome, the region TTGAGCAGTTCCTGTAACTTTGAAGTCCATGTCTCCCAGGTGATCTTCGTCACCTAGAATATCTGATAAGATAGAATAATTACCAGTTTCAGCATCAGAGATCATACCCATTGCGATACCTGTTACAGGTGCTTTGATTTGAATACCAGCATCCATCATTGCCAAAGAACCCGCGCATACTGTTGCCATAGATGAAGAACCATTTGACTCCAATATATCTGAAACGACACGGATTGTGTAAGGGTTTTGATCTTCACCAGGAAGGACTTTTTTCAAAGCTCTCATGGCCAAATTGCCATGACCGACTTCTCTACGTCCTGGTCCTCTGTTTGGTCTAACTTCTCCTGTTGAAAACCCAGGGAAGTTATAATGTAGGAAGAACTTATTATATCCGGAGATCACTGCTCCATCAATCATTTGCTCATCCAGTTTGGTACCTAAGGTACAAGTTGTTACCGATTGGGTTTCACCTCTAGTAAATACGGCAGAACCATGAGCTGAAGGAAGGTAATCTACCACAGACCAAATAGGCCTTACCTCATTGAGCTTACGCCCATCCAAACGTTTCTTTTCGTTTAGGGTTAGGTTCCTAGCTGCTTCCTTATGGATTTTCTTGAAATATGGACCGATCAAATCAGCTTCATACTCATGCTCCTCTCCTAGGCTTTCTACAAACTCATCTTTAATAGCGCTGATCAAATCGCTTCTTTCAGATTTGTTAGCGATTTGCTTACTCACTACTTCATAACATTTGTCATAAAGCGCAGCCTTCATTTTTTCATAAAGGGCCAAATCTTCTTTTTCGTGAGAGTATTCTCTTTTCTCTTCTTTCCCTACCAATTTGGTAAGTTCGATTTGGGCCTGACAATGTTTTTTAATTTCCTCGTGGGCAAATTGAATGGCTTCCACCATTTCATCTTCTGAGATTTCATTAGCTTCACCTTCTACCATCAAGATGAAATCCAACGATCCAGCCACGATAAATTCCAAAGTAGCCTCTTCAAGCTTAGTTGGGGTTGGATTTATGACCAACTCACCATCAATCTTGGCTACTCTTACTTCTGAAATAGGTCCATTGAATGGAATATCTGAAACGGCCAATGCCGCAGAAGCTGCCAATCCCGCCAAGCAATCAGGCAATACTTCATCATCAGAAGACATTAGGGTGATCATGATCTGGGTATCTGCATGATAGTCTTCTGGAAAAATAGGACGGATAGCCCTATCTACAATTCGGCTGATCAAAATTTCATAATCTGATAGCCTTCCTTCTCTTTTTAAGAAGCCCCCTGGAATTTTACCTGATGCGGCAAATTTTTCCTGATAATCTACTGACATCGGAAGGAAGTCTACCCCCTCTCCTGCCTCTTTTTTTGAAACAACGGTTGCCAGGAGCATAGCATTGCCCATTTTAACCACAACAGCACCATCTGCTTGCTTGGCCAATGCACCGGTTTCAATGATGATTTCTCTACCATCCTCGAGGGTGATAGTTTTTGAAATTACATTTGGTAACATACGATTTCTTTAAGAATAAATCTTCTGACTAGTTTTAAAAGTAAGGTTTAAATATATGGGGGAAAGAAAAAAAGTAAGGTTCCCGCTACGGGGAACCTTACAAACAAATTATTTACGTAGTCCTAAGTCTGCTAATACTGCTCTATATCTTTCAATGTCGTTTTTGTAAAGATAGTTCAAAAGAGCTCTGCGCTTACCTACTAATTTCAAAAGACCTAATCTTGAAGAGTGATCTTTTTTGTTGGTTTTCAAGTGATCGGTTAGGTGCTTGATTCTGAA harbors:
- the pnp gene encoding polyribonucleotide nucleotidyltransferase → MLPNVISKTITLEDGREIIIETGALAKQADGAVVVKMGNAMLLATVVSKKEAGEGVDFLPMSVDYQEKFAASGKIPGGFLKREGRLSDYEILISRIVDRAIRPIFPEDYHADTQIMITLMSSDDEVLPDCLAGLAASAALAVSDIPFNGPISEVRVAKIDGELVINPTPTKLEEATLEFIVAGSLDFILMVEGEANEISEDEMVEAIQFAHEEIKKHCQAQIELTKLVGKEEKREYSHEKEDLALYEKMKAALYDKCYEVVSKQIANKSERSDLISAIKDEFVESLGEEHEYEADLIGPYFKKIHKEAARNLTLNEKKRLDGRKLNEVRPIWSVVDYLPSAHGSAVFTRGETQSVTTCTLGTKLDEQMIDGAVISGYNKFFLHYNFPGFSTGEVRPNRGPGRREVGHGNLAMRALKKVLPGEDQNPYTIRVVSDILESNGSSSMATVCAGSLAMMDAGIQIKAPVTGIAMGMISDAETGNYSILSDILGDEDHLGDMDFKVTGTAQGITACQMDLKVEGLDYNVLKEALYQAKEGRLHILDEISKTLASPKAELKPHTPRSYNMTIPKELIGAVIGPGGKVIQEIQKDTGATIVIEEVDNQGKINIFSNNQESMDSAIQRIKNIVAQPEIGETYTGIVKNIMPFGAFIEFMPGKDGLLHISEIKWERLENMDGVLEPGEEIVVKLIDVDKKTGKFKLSRKVLLPKPEKSGKKD
- the rpsO gene encoding 30S ribosomal protein S15 gives rise to the protein MYLTSEKKSELFKNHGRLKSDKDTGSPESQIALFTFRIKHLTDHLKTNKKDHSSRLGLLKLVGKRRALLNYLYKNDIERYRAVLADLGLRK